The sequence CCAGGTGTTGCGCCAGGCAGGTTGGTAATGCCGTTAATCCACACCTGCCCATAAATCTCTGGTGTCAAATCGATAGTCGAGATGGTATGGTTGATGCTCGGCGGCCATTGCAGGTTGGCCCATCCGATTGGGTAATGTGGAAGCGCACTGACTTCTGCCGAGGCCGGGCTTTCGTTACCGGCTGCATCTAGTGCTCGGACTATGTAGTAATACGTGCGACCATTGAGGACCGTAGTATCGGTAAAGGTGAGGCTGGTTACCGGTGTGCCATTGATCTTTAGCCAACCACCACCACTGACCGGACTGCGGTAAATGTTGTACGCCTGTGCTCCACCACTCGGGCGTTGCCAGCTTAAGCGCACCAAACCATCACCTTCTTCGGTTACCCGGAGGTTTCGTGGTGCAGCAGGTGGCGTTAGGTCGGCGCCTGGCTCACTGAGAAGAACTGTGCCGCTCAGCGGAGCCAGCGTTATCTGCACACCACCTTGTACGACTCGTACCTTCTCATCACGCTGGTTACCAACCGTGAAGAGTGCACAGAGTTCTACCCCATTTGGAAGGAAGCCACTAACCGGAACTGTTACCATCTGCGTGGCTGTACTGCGATTGATCAGAATAATCGCTGCTTCATTGCGATATTTGCGGCCATACGCTGCTACACCTGCCACATCGTCAGCCAGTAGTGGGGTGAAATTACCCCGCACCAAAGCTGGATAGCGATTGCGCAGTTCGATCAGGCTGCGGTAGTATGCAAAGAGATTAGTATCAGGAGCCCCTCCCAAGTCTGGCCACGGATAGGTACGCCGATCATCGGGATCATCATCACCAGTTACACCCACTTCATCACCGTAATAGATAGTTGGTGCGCCAGGCATAGTGAATTGGATCAGAGAAGCAAGCTGTAAACGTTGCTTCCCTTCTGCTAGATTGGCCGAGTTGAACTCCTTGTCGGCTCTTGTTTCCTGGCCGGGGGTGAGAGTCCACAGGATACGCTCAGTATCGTGACTATCAAGCAGATTCATGAGAGTGTAGTACGCAGCATCGGGATAATCCTCACGAATTGAGGCCAGGCGACTTAAGAACTCTGAAGGGCTGATAACCCGTCCGCTATCTCCAAAACCTTTGCTATCAAACGTTCCGCCCGGTAAGAGCAACCCGATTACTGCATCGCGCAGGCGGTAGTTCATCGTCGTATCAGCGGTTTGGCCGCGCAGATGGCGGAGCAATGTTGAGTCTTTCTGCCACAGCTCACCGACGATTAGCCCATCACGCTTAGTCTGACGCACCACTGTACGAAATGTCTCCCAAAAACCGCTGGGGAAGCTGGCATCACCCATCACATCAAGACGCCAGCCCGCTGCGCCTCGCCGTAACCAAAAGCGTGTGACGCTGTTAGTGCCGGTCAAGAAATAGTTTTGCACGTTAGGGTTCGACTTGTTTATTTCTGGGATCGAGTCAAACCCAAACCAGCCAACGTAATCATCGCTCGTGCAGGGTACGTTTGTGGTACGGAAGTTGAACCAGTTGCGATAGGGTGAAGCCAGTGACTCACAGGCACCCAGGGTGTCGTAATGCCCATACCTATCAAAGAATGGGCTGTCTGATGACATGTGGTTGAAGACGCCATCAAGAATGATCCGTATCCCACGCCGTCGTGCCTCTTGTACGAGGTGGACGAACGTACCATTGTTACCAAGATAAGAGTCGATCTGATAGTAGTCGCGGGTATCGTAGCGATGATTCGAGGCAGCGGCAAAAATTGGGTTGAAGTAAATGGTGGTAATACCGAGTTGTTGCAGATAATCGAGCTTCTCAATCACACCCTCTAAATCACCACCGTAATAATCACGACCACGTGGCCCCTCAATAGTTGGGCTCCAGGCAGGTGGTGTACTGTCATAGCGCCATGGGCAGTTAGATGCAGCATCGGCGTAATGACGGCAGAACCCTTCAGGGAGATCACCCCATCCCAATGTGATGACCGGATCGTCATAGCGAATATCGCCCGCTTGAGGATCGTTGTGCGGATTGCCGTTGCGGAAACGATCGGGAAAAATCTGGTAGATAACCGCCGATCGGGCCCAATTGGGTGAGGTAAAAGCCGGATCGTAGA comes from Chloroflexus sp. Y-396-1 and encodes:
- a CDS encoding alpha-amylase family glycosyl hydrolase, giving the protein MRPRPFFRILHLILVFGVLFGATIAPQPSISLADHTAQPSSVNLTGDLQSVATAGACSNWDPGCAGSAFTPQGNGVYLFISAPIPAGNYQYKVAMGSWAENYGANFQQNGPNIPITLNSTQSVRFYYDHKTHYIADRVRNTIYTVPGDFNSEIGCSSDWQPECLRTFMSDVDGDGIFTFITDAIPPGSYEFKIATNESWANPNYGAFGNNVPFTVTGPATVIFSFNTATTFVGVEVRSALPQPDNNVEWDGVYHNSRDPLYRTPGGTVPAGTPVTIRLRTFHNDVTAVTLRVYDVNAGAQRFIPMSIVAADTDCYGDYGPRTCDFWAATLHETQPNNLWYRFIVSDGSDTDYYADNTAALDGGPGRMTDDVVDFSYALMFYDPAFTSPNWARSAVIYQIFPDRFRNGNPHNDPQAGDIRYDDPVITLGWGDLPEGFCRHYADAASNCPWRYDSTPPAWSPTIEGPRGRDYYGGDLEGVIEKLDYLQQLGITTIYFNPIFAAASNHRYDTRDYYQIDSYLGNNGTFVHLVQEARRRGIRIILDGVFNHMSSDSPFFDRYGHYDTLGACESLASPYRNWFNFRTTNVPCTSDDYVGWFGFDSIPEINKSNPNVQNYFLTGTNSVTRFWLRRGAAGWRLDVMGDASFPSGFWETFRTVVRQTKRDGLIVGELWQKDSTLLRHLRGQTADTTMNYRLRDAVIGLLLPGGTFDSKGFGDSGRVISPSEFLSRLASIREDYPDAAYYTLMNLLDSHDTERILWTLTPGQETRADKEFNSANLAEGKQRLQLASLIQFTMPGAPTIYYGDEVGVTGDDDPDDRRTYPWPDLGGAPDTNLFAYYRSLIELRNRYPALVRGNFTPLLADDVAGVAAYGRKYRNEAAIILINRSTATQMVTVPVSGFLPNGVELCALFTVGNQRDEKVRVVQGGVQITLAPLSGTVLLSEPGADLTPPAAPRNLRVTEEGDGLVRLSWQRPSGGAQAYNIYRSPVSGGGWLKINGTPVTSLTFTDTTVLNGRTYYYIVRALDAAGNESPASAEVSALPHYPIGWANLQWPPSINHTISTIDLTPEIYGQVWINGITNLPGATPGLRAQIGYGPQGSDPGGSSWIWVEATFNVDVGNNDEFKARLQPETVGVFDYVFRYSTTNGRDWLYADRGGPISGLPTQPGILTVLSSGDTTPPAIPTGLQVLSASPTGITLSWNAVGDAYAYEVRRIDSNGNEIIFARTTTTTFTDTTVMTGATYTYAVRALDTSFNRSGFSVPVTATAELRTVTLIMNVTVPTPVEDAIGRSVYIAGFLDRLNGGLPQWNPGGVVMTQISATQWTITFTGREGTQLEYKYTLGSWDYVEKGAACEELANRQLTLTYGTSGLQTVNDTVLNWRNVDPCGN